The region TGAAAATCTTTGCCCGTTTTGTCGCTCCCCCCTCCACGTGTTCCGTTCCTCTTTCAAGTGCTAACTTGGCTTTTGGTTGAAAGAGCGCTGTTATCTTCCACAAGGTCTCAGCTAACATTAGCTTCGCTTTGATATCGTTGCAAAGAGAGGGATTTTAGAAACTGTAGCACTCAACTGTTAATTTGAGGGGTGCAATAGAGGCCAACTCGAAGCATGTCGGGCGCAAACCGTAGCCAAACCAGCGACGTCCACAACCAAGAAAACATGCTGGCAAGACTGCGAGGTTCGCTGAAGCCCCGGGGAGTTGCCTCGGAAAACCAGGAGAACATACCGCCCAAACCCGCGGCCACCAGGACCGTGCTGGGCGCCTTGCAGAACAACCAGAGGACCAAACCCCACAACCAGCGCGCTCATAAGCAGGTCAGGTCAGCAGCTCTACCCGCCTGTAGGTCCTTTTACCAGCTAGTTAGCTCGTATGCTAAGCTAGATATGTTGTATTTaacccatttaaaaaaagaaacgagtCGACTGTCAGTTACACAGATGACATTATTAAATTAATGACTGTTTAACTCTAGCATGGTGCCTTTTCAAAGCGTGTCAATGTATTGCCCCAGTGGTACCTTGGCCCTTTAGTCCGCCATTTTCTAACTTCCATTCTTTACAAAGTCGCTTTGCAGCATGctactttaaaaacaaactaacCAAGTGTGCTTTAAAAGTAtgcctttgttttttatttattaaacgaAAAAAATAACCCGTCTTAAAGTAGGTTATAATTATAAATCTTAAGCCTAACCCTCCCCTCTCAAGCATAAGTCTGTAGATGACATGATCTGAACCGCATAGCAAATCAAATTAGTATGTTTAGCTTTGCGCAACATTGTGAGCTATTTCACACATTTAAATTGCACGATTAGCTGCTAATTGCCCTTAAATGGTTAAAGGATCATCTTCGGATTTTTTGCATGGAGTTCCCCAATGACATTATTAAGAAATGTTAGACTTGTTTTGGGATGTTTAGGAGTTTTTCAATGCCTAACTGTATAGGACAAGTCATTAATAGCCCTGTACTTGTACTGTATTGTGCTCACAGGAATCCCCAAAGCAGCAGTCATGTAAAAATGAAGAAATCAACAAAGTCACCAAGCCACCTCCTTTCCATATCCATGTGGACCAACCTTCCAAAGACCCTGTCAAGAAGCCGTGCGATGGTGCCGCCGCAAAGGTTGAGGTGCTCGCAGAGGACTCTCCACTCAAGATTGACCATGCAGTCGCCAGTCTGCGCCAACCTCTGGCTGCACTTGACATCCCACCACCAGCTATGGACATCAGTTTTGGTTAGTGACTTGACTGAAACTGTTgaggtacccccccccccccccccctttttttttttttttttttttttttttttttttttaataaacctaATATGAGCTAATGACTATATTTTTCCGAAGACTCTCCCATGGACATGTCTGTGGTCGAGGGCGAGGAGAAGACTGTCAGTGTCCGAGAGGTGCCCGAATACGCTGAAGAGATTCATGCATACTTGCGGGAAATGGAGGTGAGACATCGTATGGCATGCTATAATATCTGGCAGTGATGGGCAGTCAATTATCCTTTCAACAGAATTAGTTCTGAATCATACAATGAGTAAATTGCCCAAAGGTTTGGGAGCCACATTTTAAATGTGGCTGAATCATCCTGCAGGTTAAGTGCCGACCACGGTCGGGCTACATGAAAAAGCAGCCTGATATCACCAACAGCATGCGTGCCATCCTTGTGGACTGGCTGGTCGAGGTGGGTGAAGAGTACAAGCTCCAGAACGAGACGCTCTACCTGGCCGTCAATTACATCGACCGCTTCCTATCGTCCATGTCGGTGCTACGTGGCAAGTTGCAGCTGGTGGGCACCGCCGCCATGCTGCTGGCCTCGTAAGTTGACTTTCAACACTCTCAGTCGCCATCGACGCCCCGTAACGTTGCTTTACACTCACAAACGGCTGCAGCAAATTCGAGGAGATTTACCCTCCGGAGGTGTCGGAGTTCGTCTACATCACAGATGACACCTACACTAAGAAGCAGGTGCTGAGGATGGAGCAGCTGGTGCTCAAAGTGCTCTCCTTTGATCTGGCGGCACCCACCATTAACCAGTTCCTCACCCAGTACTTGCTGCACCACCCTGCCAGCAAGAAGGTGGAGAGCCTCTCCATGGTGAGAAATAAATGGCCCCCGAGACGCTAACTTGGAAAGTTTGATGACAAAAGGTTAAAGGAAAATCTCATCTTAACGCGGATGACGAGTCAATGTCTTGTTGCAGATGCACGCGCATGCGCAATTTGATGTAGAAAGACTAAGTTGGACATGCTGGCAAGGAAAACTCTGTAGAAGCCAGAGATGCGCTAAGTTTGATGCTGCTAAACAGGAATGACTCACAACAGTCAAGGATGAACACAGCAACTGCTGCAGCGAATAATTTGCAAGAACAGAAACTTGTGGTAGTCTCTTTCAAACAATCTGCCAAACCGTATGGTCACACTTGAAGCAGACTGACTACCCGAGCTAGCGGCAACACCACTCGCTGGTGCTCAGTCACAGATATAACCGTGCACAATGTAAGGGACAACCCAAAGTCAACAGGACTGCCTGCATATCATGTGCTGCAGTTACCTTGTTTGTTGGCTTCATAAATCTCAAACTTAGCAGACTGCATAGTGTAATAGGTTCTGAAAGAATTGATAGTTGGCTCAGTGTCATGACTCTAAACTTGTGTTAATGTGGGACTTGCCTTAGTACAATTGATGTTTGTTCAGCTAACTGTTTTTCGTTGTTTTTAAATGAGGGGTTGGCAACAAATGCTTGCA is a window of Syngnathus typhle isolate RoL2023-S1 ecotype Sweden linkage group LG1, RoL_Styp_1.0, whole genome shotgun sequence DNA encoding:
- the LOC133161051 gene encoding cyclin-A2-like produces the protein MSGANRSQTSDVHNQENMLARLRGSLKPRGVASENQENIPPKPAATRTVLGALQNNQRTKPHNQRAHKQESPKQQSCKNEEINKVTKPPPFHIHVDQPSKDPVKKPCDGAAAKVEVLAEDSPLKIDHAVASLRQPLAALDIPPPAMDISFDSPMDMSVVEGEEKTVSVREVPEYAEEIHAYLREMEVKCRPRSGYMKKQPDITNSMRAILVDWLVEVGEEYKLQNETLYLAVNYIDRFLSSMSVLRGKLQLVGTAAMLLASKFEEIYPPEVSEFVYITDDTYTKKQVLRMEQLVLKVLSFDLAAPTINQFLTQYLLHHPASKKVESLSMYLGELSLVDSDPFLKYLPSQTAAAAYILANNTIAGASWPKSLVEKTGYTLENLRPCVDDLHQMYLNAPQHAQQSIREKYKTSKHHEVSVIEPPATLQFD